The proteins below are encoded in one region of Colias croceus chromosome 17, ilColCroc2.1:
- the LOC123699007 gene encoding allergen Tha p 1-like codes for MKLLAVLCALVAFVAARPDDHYSDRYNNFNIDELIGNERLMKSNVLCFEDEGKCTPEMSEIKELAPEAVQTSCAKCTDQQKVLVAKVMKAVMEKLPEDWEKLRKKYDSEGKYENDFKAFVEKYSA; via the exons ATGAAACTCCTAGCAGTGCTGTGTGCCTTGGTAGCGTTCGTGGCTGCAAGGCCTGACGATCATTACAGTGACCGATATAATAACTTCAATATTGATGAGCTCATCGGTAACGAAAGGCTGATGAAGTCAAATGTTCTATGCTTCGAAGATGAGGGCAAGTGCACTCCTGAAATGAGCGAAATTAAAG AGTTGGCGCCTGAAGCAGTGCAAACGTCGTGTGCTAAATGCACTGACCAACAAAAGGTCCTCGTCGCTAAAGTGATGAAAGCCGTGATGGAGAAGCTGCCCGAAGATTGGGAGAAACTGCGCAAAAAGTACGATTCTGaaggaaaatatgaaaatgacTTCAAGGCTTTCGTTGAAAAATACTCTGCTTGA